The Aphanothece sacrum FPU1 nucleotide sequence CTTTGGGGCAATCTCATTAAAAAATATGTTGAAAAATAGCTTAATATATTGCTATTTTTGGGTAAAGTAAGCTTTAAAATAAGAAGATTTTAGAAAATTATGATGACTATAATTTTCCGGTAATTCGGCTCCATTAAGATTCGTTTCTGTTAAATTAGAGCCTTTTAAATTGGCTCCTCTTAAATTAGCTTGACTTAAATTAGCTCCTCTTAAATTAGCTCCTCTTAAGTTAGCTTGACTTAAATTAGCTCCTCTTAAATTAGCTCCTTCTAGGTTAGCATAAGTGAGATTACTCCAACGTAAATCTACACGATCACCTATAATTTCTGTTAGATTAGCTCTGACTAAATAAGCTTGACATAAATGAGCTTGAATTAGTTGAGCATGAGTTAGATTAGCTCGATAAAAATAGGCTCCTTGTAACTCTGTCTCATATAATGTTGCTTGAGTAAGATCTGCTTCGCAAAAATTAGTTGCTATGGCATTAGCTTCACTTAAATTAGTTCGATTTAGATAAGCACAACTAAAATCAGCCCCTTTTAAATAAGTCTGTCTTAAAGAGGTTCCAATTAAATTAGCTTGACATAAATTAGCTCCTTGAAGATTAGCTTCACGCAAATTAGCCCCGATTAAATTAGCTCCTTGGAGGTTAGCATAACTAAGAATAGAACGGATAAGATTTACATTAGCTAGTTCCGCATTTTCTAGATTAGCTTCTTCTAGTTGTACCCCTTCAAGTTGTGAGCGACTTAAATTAACTTTAGATAAATAAGCTTGTTGTAAATTTCTGTTAGTTAAATCAAGCTCTGTGAGATCGGGTACAATTTTGGGGTTATGTTCTCGCCATGTTATCCATTTTGTCTTTCCTTGCTCTAGTAATATAAGATGTTCTAAATTAGCCATTTTTGTTATTATACCATAAATATCTCTTATTTTTAGCCTAGCAAAGAAGGGGACATATAGCAGAAGTTTCCAAGTGGTAGGGGCGGGTTTTTAGCAAAAGCCGATAATGATAACAAATATGTTAGATAAACCCGCCCTAGTTTAAGTCTCCAAGTAAAATATTGTCAATAGGAGAAAGGCTATATTTAACAACTTTATCCGTTAAAACTTGATAAGATTAGCACTTTTAAATCCTAAAAGATCATTTTTTTTCTAATTCATTCATTTCCATTTTATTCACCTCCTTTCCTAAACGAATTAATCCGGGAGAACAGTCAAAGCGATCAAGATGAATTTCAATAAAAGAGACACAATCAGTATTACTTTTCGCCTTGATCAAGGCTTCTTCTAGTTCCCCCTCTGTTGAAACTTCACAACTCCAACTTTCGCCAAAAATATGAGGTAATTCATGATATTTCCAAGGTTGAATATCATTGTATGGCCCATCATGAATTAATCTTTCAATAGTATAACCATCATTATTAAGTAAGAAAATAATTGGATTAAGTTTATGCCGAATAATGGTAGATAATTCTTGGGCTGTCATTTGAAATGCACCGTCTCCTACAAAAACAATAGGACGATGTTTTGGAGAGGCTAAAGCAGCCCCTAAACAAGCGGGAATTGAATAACCAATAGACAGATAAAAAGCTTGTCCAATAAACTCTGCTCCTTTGTGCATTAATAAATCAATGGTGGCAATAATCGCATCTCCAGTATCAGAAATAACGATAAAATCATCATCTAAAAAATGATTAATTCGTTCGTAAAATTTCTGAGATATTATTTTTTTATCTGGTTTAACTTCAAAGTTTTTTGTTAATAAATAAGAAGCTGGTTTAATGTCTAATGATTCATAATTTCGCGAAGTTAAATTATTCATTAATCCATCAATAAAATCTCCTAAATAAATAGGCTGATAAAAATGATTTTTTATTTTGACTTTTTCAGAATTAGCATTAATTAATTTTTGTGCATCAAGTTGAGCAGTATAAATGCCTAAATTCATATCAGACATAATCGCGCCAAGACATAAAATACAGTCAGAAGTTTCAATACGTTGACGGATAGATTCTCGACTTAATGCCCCAACATAATTACCAATAAATTGAGGATGTAACTCTGGAATACAGGATTTTCCTAGTAAAGTAGTGGCAATAGGATAGCCTGTTTTATCTAATAATTTTATCAATTTACTTTGCATCTGAAATCTATGAATTTCTACTCCAGATAAGATAACAGGTTTTTTTGCTTTTTCTAGTAAGGTAACAGCTTCTTCTACCGCTTCATTTAAAGCATTAATATCAGTTAATTCTTTGATGGGAAGTGAAATATCAACAGAAGGGGGACAAGGTTGATTGACTAAATCTGAAGGGATTTCAATGTAAACTGGTCGTTTATAATGGAGACAGGCAGCTAAGACTTGATCAATTTGTTTAGCAGCTTGACCTGGTTCAGTAATAATAACAGCCGCAACTGTCGCTTTTTCCATAATAGAAAATTGTAAATTATAATCTCCTGTTGTATGATGTAATAAGAGATGATTTCCTCTAACCGCATTATTAGGTCCGCCGCTAATTACCACTAAAGGAACTCGTTCTGCATAAGCTCCAACTACCGCATTAACTAAACTAAATCCTCCCACTCCATAGGTAATGCAAACAGCCCCTAATCCTTTGATTCTAGCATAAGCATCAGCAGCATATCCAGCATTAAGTTCATTACAGGTACAAATTAAATCAATTGGACTTTCAACAAAAACATCCATTAAGCTAAGAACATAATCACCTGGAACCCCAAAAATGTGATTAAGACCAAGTTCTTGTAACCGATTACACAAATATTGACCAACACTAATCATAAGACTATTCTAATCATATTTTTTTCTACTGTAACTTAAATTTTCAAAAAATGGTAAACTGTTTTGCATTTAAAATGCTTATTAAAAATTTGAGTATAAAGATGAAGGTTCTAGCGGACTTACTATCCTAAACTAATAATTAATAAAAGGCTAAAGCCTTATCCTATAAAAACAAAGTCCGACGAGCGCGGACTAAATTATAGATTGCCTACGCAACCTTTGTTTATATAGCTTAACTCTGAGCGAGTTAAAGTTTATTATTTGTGATAATTGAGCATAACTTGTCCGGTAAAACCTTATTTTTCTGACGAAGAAACACAAAGATTAGCAGAAAAATTTGTTAATCGGACTCAAGGAACAGAGTTAGAAAATCTATGGAATGAGAAATCTTACTTTCCGTGCTATTATACCTAAGCGAGCAGTTCTAGCGGGTAATAGTCGTTAGAAGTGATAGGGAAAGTTCGGTGTAAGTCCGACGCTGTTCCGCAACTGTGATGAGACTTTATTTCTTGGTCTTTAAGTCAGAAAACCTAGCAATATCGCGCCATCATTTTGATTAACTGGTGGCTCAATGATCAATTTTAAATCTATCTGCGAGGTACGGATGAGATTGAATGTTATGTCGAATTATCGATGGTTAAAAATTAGTTGTTTTATAACTCTTTTTTCTTGTTTAATGATAGGCGAAAAAACCCTAGCTCATCATGCTTTTGAAGGAAAAACGCCTACGAATTTATTTGAAGGATTTGTATCAGGATTAGCTCATCCTATTATTGGGTTAGATCATTTTGCTTTTGTGGTAGCTAGTGGATTATTAGGAGCAAGATTAAAACAAGGAATCTTAGTTCCTATTGTTTTTATTTTAGCAACTATGGCAGGAACTGGGATTCATTTACAAGAAATTAATTTACCTTTTGCTGAAGGAATTATTGCTGCTTCTGTGATTATTTTTGGCGGATTATTAACGGTTAAA carries:
- a CDS encoding pentapeptide repeat-containing protein → MANLEHLILLEQGKTKWITWREHNPKIVPDLTELDLTNRNLQQAYLSKVNLSRSQLEGVQLEEANLENAELANVNLIRSILSYANLQGANLIGANLREANLQGANLCQANLIGTSLRQTYLKGADFSCAYLNRTNLSEANAIATNFCEADLTQATLYETELQGAYFYRANLTHAQLIQAHLCQAYLVRANLTEIIGDRVDLRWSNLTYANLEGANLRGANLSQANLRGANLRGANLSQANLRGANLKGSNLTETNLNGAELPENYSHHNFLKSSYFKAYFTQK
- a CDS encoding alpha-keto acid decarboxylase family protein; the protein is MISVGQYLCNRLQELGLNHIFGVPGDYVLSLMDVFVESPIDLICTCNELNAGYAADAYARIKGLGAVCITYGVGGFSLVNAVVGAYAERVPLVVISGGPNNAVRGNHLLLHHTTGDYNLQFSIMEKATVAAVIITEPGQAAKQIDQVLAACLHYKRPVYIEIPSDLVNQPCPPSVDISLPIKELTDINALNEAVEEAVTLLEKAKKPVILSGVEIHRFQMQSKLIKLLDKTGYPIATTLLGKSCIPELHPQFIGNYVGALSRESIRQRIETSDCILCLGAIMSDMNLGIYTAQLDAQKLINANSEKVKIKNHFYQPIYLGDFIDGLMNNLTSRNYESLDIKPASYLLTKNFEVKPDKKIISQKFYERINHFLDDDFIVISDTGDAIIATIDLLMHKGAEFIGQAFYLSIGYSIPACLGAALASPKHRPIVFVGDGAFQMTAQELSTIIRHKLNPIIFLLNNDGYTIERLIHDGPYNDIQPWKYHELPHIFGESWSCEVSTEGELEEALIKAKSNTDCVSFIEIHLDRFDCSPGLIRLGKEVNKMEMNELEKK
- a CDS encoding HupE/UreJ family protein; translation: MSNYRWLKISCFITLFSCLMIGEKTLAHHAFEGKTPTNLFEGFVSGLAHPIIGLDHFAFVVASGLLGARLKQGILVPIVFILATMAGTGIHLQEINLPFAEGIIAASVIIFGGLLTVKNERLDASYWSMMVVSTLAMLAGIFHGYAYGESIVGSEMTPLMAYLAGFAMIQLIVALLVFFVGKVMFKQGENKAFSIIRLIGVGISALGFVFLSANFGH